The genomic window GCTGGGCATCGGCGCGGCCCGTCCGCCCGCCGGCCGCATGGCCGAGTGGCTGGCGCTGATGCAGGCCGGCGCGGCGCCCATCCTGGCGGTCGACCTGCCCACCGGCCTGGACGCCGACAGCGGCTGGCTGCAAGCCCCGAATACTATTGATTCGATAGCTGCTCACGCAGATTCAACGCGGGCCATCGGCCCATTTGATTCAAAACCCCCGCCGCCCCGGCGCCACACCCTGAGCCTGCTCACGCTCAAGCCCGGCCTGTTCACCGCCCACGGGCGCGACGCCTGCGGCCAGATCTGGCTGGACGATCTGGACGTGCCTCCCGCCCTGCTGGATGCCGAGCCGCCCGCCGCCTGGCTCAACGCCGCCCCCGCCAGAGCGCCGCGCCCGCACGCCAGCCACAAGGGCAGCTTCGGCGACGTCGCCGTGGTGGGCGGCGAGGCCCTGGCCGCGCGCGGCATGGGCATGACCGGCGCCGCGCTGCTGGCCGCCAGCGCCGCGCTGCACGGGGGCGCCGGCCGCGTGCTGCTCAGCCTGCTCGACGCCGGCGAGCTGACCTCCATCACCAGCCAGCCCGAGCTGATGCTGCGCCGCTTCGAGCGGCTCGACCTACCCGCGCTCACCGTCGTGTGCGGCTGCGGCGGCGGCGACGCCGTGGCTGCCGTCCTGCCGTCCGTGCTGCACGGCGCCGCACGCCTGGTGCTGGACGCCGACGCGCTCAACGTCATCGCCGCCGACCCCGCCCTGCAAGCCGCCCTGCGCCAGCGCGCCGGCACCGGCCAGGCCACCGTGCTCACGCCCCACCCGCTGGAAGCCGCGCGCCTGCTGGGCACCACCTCGGCCCAGGTGCAGCAGGGCCGCCTGCGCGCCGCCGCCCAGCTGGCCCAGCGCTTTGCCTGCACCGTGGTGCTCAAGGGCTCCGGCACCGTCATCGCCACGCCCGGGCAGGCGCCCCGCATCAACCCCACCGGCAACGCCCGCCTGGCCACCGCCGGCACCGGCGACGTGCTGGCCGGCCTGGTCGGCGCCCGCCTGGCCGCCGGCCAGGCAGCGCCCCAGGCCGCGGGCGCGGCGGTTTATCTGCATGGGTGGGCCGCCGACCAGTGGCCGGCCGGCAGCACGCTCACCGCCAGCGCCCTGGCGCAGTGCGCGGGTGCCGCGCTGCCGCCAGCGGCCACGCCCATCGAAGCCTCTTGACCTCGGGGACTTTGGGCACGGGGGAATGGGACAATTTTCAGAAAACTATGCCACTAAGTGGCATAATCCAATCGATGACGCGAGTCTTCAAAACCCGCTACTTCCAGCGATGGATGCGCAAGACGGAAGTGACCGATGCCGCCTTGTGCAAGGCCGTCGAGGAGATGACTGCCGGGCTGATCGATGCCGACCTCGGCGGCGGCGTGGTGAAGAAGCGCGTCGGATTGGCCGGGCGCGGCAAGCGTGGCGGCGCGAGAACGCTGGTCGCTACCAACAAGGGCAGCCACTGGTTCTTCGTGTTCGGCTTCGAGAAGAACGAACGGGCGAACGTCCGTGCCGAAGAACTCGAAGCGTTGCAGGCCGTCGCCGCCGACCTGCTGGCCCGCACCGGTCAGCAACTGGACGAAGCCGTTACCGACGGCACTTTGCAGGAGATCTGCCAATGACCACCAAGACCAAAACCAGGAACCGCATCCTCGAAGCCGTCCATGAGACGGCCGCCGATCTGCACCGCCTGGGCTTCATCGACAAACGCAAGATGCGCAAGTACGACGCGCTGTGCCTCGATCCGGTGCAGGACTACGACGCCGAAAAGGTCAAGGCGCTGCGCGAACGCTTGCACCTGAGTCAGGCCGTGCTGGCCAGCGTGCTCAACACCAGCCTATCCACCGTCCGCAAATGGGAGGTGGGCGACAAGCGCCCCAGCGGCCCGTCGCAGAAGCTGCTGGACATCATCGAGCGCAAGGGACTGGAAGCGGTGCTGTGAATTCGATCCCCCCGCAGCGGGGTCGAACCACAGAACATGGAGGACCGAAGCCGTGCGGCAAGCCAGCCGACCGCCACAGGGAAATCGGGCGCAAATCAAAATTAAATTGGCGACAAACAGCTCCCCCGCCCACTCACACGACTTCGTGTTGCTCAACTTCCCAGCCAAGGCAGGCCAGAGCGACCGTGCGAGGCACCGGTTTTTGGCCGCTGCGATAGTAGGCCAGCATGCGCCGAGACAGCCCCAACGCCTGGGCCGCGTCGTCCAGAGTCAGTTGGTGGCGCGCCATCCAGTTGTAGATCAGTTCATGCGAATAACCACCGGCCTGCTCGATGGCGCGCGCCCGCAGGTTGTCGGCAGCCAGCTCCAGCAGGTCGCTGCCCTCCCAAGCCACGGCATGACCATGGTCCACCAGGTGCGCGCTGGCAAAAGTGGCCGGCTCGCGCAGCGGCGCCAGCACCTTGTGTGCGCGAATGATCGGCGCCAGGTCAACGCTCAGACATGCACCATCGGCGTAGACCAGTTCCAGGATGGCCGGCGCCACGGCACGCACGCTCGTCAGAACAAAATGTTTGGCTTTCATGGATTGAGTTCCTTCCACAAAATTTGCAGTTGCGTTCGATGACCTGCCGCCCACGCCAACGCTTCGGCTTGAGCACGTGCACCCGCATGGCCGGCCAGCATTTGCAGACTGGCAAGCTCCACCAGCGCCTCGCGTCCGTCGTTGGCCAACACGTGAAAATGCGGTGGCAGGTGGTCAGCCGCGTACATGGCGATCTTGCAGCTGTGCAGGCGTGCGACGGTCGGCATGACTCGATCATAGTGCAACCATTGCACCGATAACCATCTGGATCAACCATTTTGGTTCCATGTGCGCGACATTCGTCACCGGCCGCGCCGCAGGCCAGTCGACCACCACTACGCTGGCACTACCGGCGCCGTGCGGTTATCGTGACAAACTTGACCTCGTCAAGAACCCTCGATGCGGGCACGTCCTGCCTCCGAAATTGCCCATGACCGACGATCCCGACACCATCCGCATCGACCGCAGCAACCACCCCGCCGGCGGCTGGGGCGCGGTCAAGAGCACCTTCAAGGTGTTTCGCCTGCAGGAGATCGCCGGCAAGGTCGGCGCCGGCCTGCTGCGCACCAACCAGCCCGGCGCCTTCGACTGCCCGGGCTGCGCGTTTCCGGACAAGCCCGGCGGCGCCGTGGTGGACACTTGCGAGCAGGGCCAGAAGGCGGTGGCCTGGGAGATGACGCGCAAGGCGCCGGGGCCGGACTTTTTTGCCGGGCATTCGCTGGAGCAGCTGCGCGCGCTCAGCGACCACGAGCTGGAGTCGCAGGGGCGGCTGACGGCGCCCCTGCTGTACACGGCCGAGAGCGGCCACTACACGCCCATCGGCTGGGACCAGGTGTTCGAGATCGTCGGCCGCGAGATGGGCGCGCTGGGGCCCGGGCAGGCGGCGTTCTATGCCTCGGGACGCAGCAGCAACGAGGCGGCTTTTTTGTGGCAGCTGGTGGCGCGCGCCTGGGGCTGCTCCAACCTGCCGGACTCGTCCAACTTCTGCCACGAGCCCTCGGGCTACGCGCTCAAGGCCGCCATCGGCGTGGGCAAGGGCACCTGCCAGCTGGATGACTTCGAGCGCGCGGACCTGATCCTGGTGATCGGCCAGAACCCGGCCACCAACCACCCGCGCATGATGGCCGCGCTGCACGACGCGGCGCGGCGCGGCGCCAAGGTGGTGGCCATCAACCCGCTGCGCGAGCGCGGCTTCACCAACTTCTCCGACCCCAAGGCGGTGGGCGAGATGCTGACCGGCCGCGGCATCGCGGTGGCGCACCGCATCGTCCAGGTGCGCATCGGCGGCGACCTGGCGCTGTTCAAGGGCGTGATGAAGCGCCTGCTGGAGCAGGACGAGCAGGCGCGCGGGCGCGGCGCGGCGCGCCTGATCGACGAGGCCTTCATCGCCCAGCACACCACCGGCTTCGAGGCCATGGCGGCCGACCTGGCCGCCGAGCCGTGGGACCTGCTGGTGGCCGAGTCGGGCGTGCGGCGCGAGCAGATCGACGAGCTGGCGCAGCTGTACGCCGAGGCGCCCGCCACCATGGCCACCTGGTGCATGGGCCTGACGCACCACGAGCACAGCGTGGCCACCATCCAGACGCTGGCCAACCTGCTGCTGCTGCGCGGCAACATCGGCCGCCCCGGCGCCGGCGCCATGCCGGTGCGCGGCCACAGCAACGTGCAGGGCGACCGCACCATGGGCGCCACCTCGACCATGCCGGCGCGCTGGCTGGACAACCTGATGGCCGAGTTCCCGCAGGCCGCCATCACCCGCCAAGCGGGCCTGGACGCCGCCGGCGTGACCGAGCGCCTGCTGCGCGGCGACATGGGCGCGCTGCTCAGCCTGGGCGGCAACTTCGCCGTCGCCGGGCCCGACTCCACCCGCGTGCTGGCGGCGCTGTCGGGCTGCCGCTTCACGCTGCACATCGCCACCAAGCTCAACCGCACGCACTGCCACCCCGGGCAGGTCGGCCTGCTGCTGCCCACGCTGGGGCGCACCGACCTGGACCTGCAGCAGGGCCGCCCGCAGGTGGTGAGCGTGGAAGACTCCACCAGCACCGTGCGCAGCTCGCGCGGCATCCAGGCGCCGCTGGCCGCCACCATGATGAGCGAGCCGGCCATCGTCTGCGGCCTGGGCCGGGTGCTGGTGCCCGCCGGCGGCATCGACTGGGCGGCGATGGCCGGCGACTACGGCCTGATCCGCGAGCACATCGAGCGCGTGCAGCGCGGCATCAACGACGACTTCGCCGACTTCAACCGCAAGCTGGCCGAGCGCGGCCGCCTGACGCTGACCAACAGCGCCCGCGAGCGCCAGTGGAAGACCGCCAGCGGCAAGGCCGAGTTCAACGTGCACCCGGTGCCCACGGCCGGCCCCGTGGCGCGCGCGCGCCAGCGCCACGGCAACGCCGTGCTGGCGCTGATGACGGTGCGCTCGCACGACCAGTTCAACACCACCGTCTACGGCCCCGACGACCGCTACCGCGGCGTGTTCGGCGGCCGGCGCGTGGTGTTCATGAGCGCGGCCGACCTGCAGGCGCGCGGCCTGCGCGACGGCCAGTTGGTGGACCTGCACGGCTGCGGCGACGAGGACGAGCACGCGCGCGTCGTGCGCGGCTTCAAGGCGGTGCGCTACGACATCCCCGCCGGCTGCGCGGCGGCGTACTTTCCGGAGGCCACGCCGCTGCTGGCGGCCAGCAACCTGTCCCTGCACACGCGCACGCCGGCGTACAAGGACATTCCGGTGCTGGTGCGGGCGGCGGCGCAGGACGCGGCCTGAGGCACCTCGGCGCACGGCGGCGGCAAGCGGCGTACCATGGCCTTCGCCCCGGTCATCGCCTGCGAGGCGCACCATGGCCACCGCCGCTGCCACCGCCGTCCAACCCGTCCCGCTGATCCGCCTGCGCTACCTGTGGTACGTGGCCGCCGCGCTGGCCGTCATGGTGGCGGCCATCGAGATCGGCAACCTGTGGTTCCTCAACTGGGTGCACGTGATGAGCGGCGTGCTGTGGACGGGCATCGACCTGTTCATGGGCTTCGTCATCGGGCCGATCCTGCGGCGCGTGGACGTGCCGGTGCGCAAGGCCATCCTGACGCGGCTGACGCCGGTGACGCTGTTTCTGCTGCCCACGCTGTCCATCGTCACCGGCACGGCGGGCTGGTTCCTGGCCGTGGACCTGGGCCTGACGCGCCTGCCCTGGCCGCAGTTCGGCTGGATCGCCGCGGCCCTGGTGCTGGTGACGCTGATGACGATCCAGGGCATCGGCTACCTGCTGCCCACCAGCCTGCGCATCTGCCTGGAGCTGCAAAAGCAGCAGCCCGACGGCGCCTGGATCGGCCGCACCATGAGCCGCTTCTACTACGTCGTCGCCAGCCAGGGCGCGATGCAGGTGGCCATCATCGTGGTGATGGCGCGGCTCGTCACGGGTGTCTGAGAGTTCCCATGATCGCCACGCCAACGAGGCCCGGCGCCTGCATCGCCGGCACCGCACGGTAGAATGCGCCCCTTGTCGGAGCGTAGCGCAGCCTGGTAGCGCATCTGCTTTGGGAGCAGAGGGTCGCGAGTTCGAATCCCGCCGCTCCGACCATCGAACGCACAGGCCCGCACCCGCCGGGCCTGTTTTCGTTTTCACTGCCCGTAGCTCAACTGGATAGAGCAGCTGCCTTCTAAGCAGCAGGTCGGGGGTTCGAGTCCCTCCGGGCAGGCCAAATTCCCACATCACCAGACTTCAGGCCATCTCAAAGCCCGCATGATCACTGGATTTGCGGGTTCTTTGTTGCATCACACCCTGTCAAAGCCTATCATCACATACCAACAGTTCGTTGGTATTTTTGTTGGTAGTTCGGATTGCCAGCAGGGCATATACCAACAAATGACGGCGATGGCCCTGGCGAGCACCGCGCGCCACGCGCATCGAACACGCGGCCAAGACGAACCGCGGGAGGGCGACCAAAACGTCTTCGTGCCGGGCTCGTGTTGGTATTTCGGGCCACCGGTGGGACAGATACCAACAGGGGATGGAACATGGCGCTGACGGACACCTTCGTGCGACAGGTCAAGCACAGCGGCCGCGCGGCCGGTGACAAGCATGCGGACGGCGGCGGCCTGTACCTGCATGTGTTGGCGGCCGGCAAGTATTGGCGGCTGGCGTATCGCTTCGACGGCAAGCAAAAGGTGCTGTCGCTGGGCGTCTATCCCATCGTGACCCTGGCTGCGGCACGGCGCAAGCGCGACGAAGCCAAGCACCTGTTGGAAGCCGGCACCGACCC from Burkholderiaceae bacterium includes these protein-coding regions:
- a CDS encoding type II toxin-antitoxin system RelE/ParE family toxin, encoding MTRVFKTRYFQRWMRKTEVTDAALCKAVEEMTAGLIDADLGGGVVKKRVGLAGRGKRGGARTLVATNKGSHWFFVFGFEKNERANVRAEELEALQAVAADLLARTGQQLDEAVTDGTLQEICQ
- a CDS encoding DUF2442 domain-containing protein is translated as MKAKHFVLTSVRAVAPAILELVYADGACLSVDLAPIIRAHKVLAPLREPATFASAHLVDHGHAVAWEGSDLLELAADNLRARAIEQAGGYSHELIYNWMARHQLTLDDAAQALGLSRRMLAYYRSGQKPVPRTVALACLGWEVEQHEVV
- a CDS encoding DNA-binding transcriptional regulator, which encodes MTTKTKTRNRILEAVHETAADLHRLGFIDKRKMRKYDALCLDPVQDYDAEKVKALRERLHLSQAVLASVLNTSLSTVRKWEVGDKRPSGPSQKLLDIIERKGLEAVL
- a CDS encoding DUF4160 domain-containing protein; translated protein: MYAADHLPPHFHVLANDGREALVELASLQMLAGHAGARAQAEALAWAAGHRTQLQILWKELNP
- a CDS encoding FdhF/YdeP family oxidoreductase, encoding MTDDPDTIRIDRSNHPAGGWGAVKSTFKVFRLQEIAGKVGAGLLRTNQPGAFDCPGCAFPDKPGGAVVDTCEQGQKAVAWEMTRKAPGPDFFAGHSLEQLRALSDHELESQGRLTAPLLYTAESGHYTPIGWDQVFEIVGREMGALGPGQAAFYASGRSSNEAAFLWQLVARAWGCSNLPDSSNFCHEPSGYALKAAIGVGKGTCQLDDFERADLILVIGQNPATNHPRMMAALHDAARRGAKVVAINPLRERGFTNFSDPKAVGEMLTGRGIAVAHRIVQVRIGGDLALFKGVMKRLLEQDEQARGRGAARLIDEAFIAQHTTGFEAMAADLAAEPWDLLVAESGVRREQIDELAQLYAEAPATMATWCMGLTHHEHSVATIQTLANLLLLRGNIGRPGAGAMPVRGHSNVQGDRTMGATSTMPARWLDNLMAEFPQAAITRQAGLDAAGVTERLLRGDMGALLSLGGNFAVAGPDSTRVLAALSGCRFTLHIATKLNRTHCHPGQVGLLLPTLGRTDLDLQQGRPQVVSVEDSTSTVRSSRGIQAPLAATMMSEPAIVCGLGRVLVPAGGIDWAAMAGDYGLIREHIERVQRGINDDFADFNRKLAERGRLTLTNSARERQWKTASGKAEFNVHPVPTAGPVARARQRHGNAVLALMTVRSHDQFNTTVYGPDDRYRGVFGGRRVVFMSAADLQARGLRDGQLVDLHGCGDEDEHARVVRGFKAVRYDIPAGCAAAYFPEATPLLAASNLSLHTRTPAYKDIPVLVRAAAQDAA
- a CDS encoding NAD(P)H-hydrate dehydratase, translated to MPTLVRSSRPLALHDSAATRRIEQAAAATLPPHTLMQRAGLATARLALALAPHARRVWVAAGPGNNGGDGLEAAMHLHAWGLSPVVTWLGTPDKAPPDARASWQRAVQAGVPFADHPPSDLGPQDLAIDALLGIGAARPPAGRMAEWLALMQAGAAPILAVDLPTGLDADSGWLQAPNTIDSIAAHADSTRAIGPFDSKPPPPRRHTLSLLTLKPGLFTAHGRDACGQIWLDDLDVPPALLDAEPPAAWLNAAPARAPRPHASHKGSFGDVAVVGGEALAARGMGMTGAALLAASAALHGGAGRVLLSLLDAGELTSITSQPELMLRRFERLDLPALTVVCGCGGGDAVAAVLPSVLHGAARLVLDADALNVIAADPALQAALRQRAGTGQATVLTPHPLEAARLLGTTSAQVQQGRLRAAAQLAQRFACTVVLKGSGTVIATPGQAPRINPTGNARLATAGTGDVLAGLVGARLAAGQAAPQAAGAAVYLHGWAADQWPAGSTLTASALAQCAGAALPPAATPIEAS